A genomic region of Rhodococcus pyridinivorans contains the following coding sequences:
- a CDS encoding DUF3710 domain-containing protein, with the protein MFGRRRKDRGSNIEATDAASAGDLGAYDEPADEEYDEYATGSAADSGPYDIDEVDEETVTASRLDLGSVLVPLPAGGQIQVEMAPNGTPQNVHLVTQFGRITVSAYAAPKSPGQWREVAAELAETLRNDKAEVSIESGPWGRELHGRTANADLRFIGVDGFRWMIRCVVAAPSGNAGADSELVGIARSVISGTVVRRGSEPHPVRTPLPIVLPEALTRQLVAAQEQQQQAAAQQQQQGAARQQQGAAPAQPAPRTAPPEQPAQQTQQVPPARQTPPRRGESGSAMQQLGF; encoded by the coding sequence ATGTTCGGACGACGCCGCAAGGACCGCGGGTCGAACATCGAGGCGACCGACGCCGCTTCCGCCGGCGACCTCGGCGCGTACGACGAGCCCGCCGACGAGGAGTACGACGAGTACGCCACCGGAAGTGCGGCCGATTCCGGCCCGTACGACATCGACGAGGTCGACGAGGAGACGGTGACCGCCTCCCGTCTCGACCTCGGATCCGTGCTCGTACCGCTGCCGGCCGGTGGTCAGATCCAGGTCGAGATGGCTCCGAACGGGACGCCGCAGAACGTCCATCTCGTGACCCAGTTCGGGCGCATCACGGTCTCCGCGTACGCCGCACCGAAGTCGCCGGGACAGTGGCGTGAGGTCGCCGCCGAGCTCGCGGAGACGCTGCGCAACGACAAGGCCGAGGTCAGCATCGAATCGGGGCCGTGGGGTCGCGAACTGCACGGCAGGACCGCGAACGCGGATCTCCGGTTCATCGGTGTCGACGGCTTCCGCTGGATGATCCGCTGCGTCGTCGCGGCGCCCTCGGGGAACGCCGGAGCCGACTCCGAACTCGTCGGGATCGCACGGTCGGTGATCTCCGGCACCGTCGTCCGTCGCGGATCCGAACCCCATCCGGTCCGTACACCGCTGCCGATCGTGTTGCCCGAGGCACTCACCCGCCAGCTCGTCGCGGCGCAGGAGCAGCAACAGCAGGCCGCCGCGCAGCAGCAACAGCAGGGCGCGGCGCGGCAGCAACAGGGCGCAGCTCCGGCGCAGCCCGCTCCGCGGACGGCCCCGCCGGAACAGCCCGCCCAGCAGACGCAGCAGGTCCCGCCCGCCCGGCAGACGCCGCCGCGCCGCGGCGAATCCGGTTCGGCGATGCAGCAACTCGGCTTCTGA
- the dut gene encoding dUTP diphosphatase yields the protein MTDLPPIPLRRLDPELPVPTRAHPGDAGVDLCTSVDVTLGPGERALVGTGIAVALPVGTVGLIHPRSGLAAKFGLSVVNTPGTVDAGYRGEIKVCLINHDTERAVELRRGDRIAQLLVQRVELVEFVEVDELDDTARGSGGYGSSGGHAGLVKEGS from the coding sequence GTGACCGATCTTCCCCCGATACCGCTGCGCCGGCTCGATCCGGAGCTCCCCGTGCCCACTCGTGCCCACCCCGGTGACGCCGGTGTGGACCTGTGCACGTCGGTCGACGTGACCCTCGGCCCGGGGGAGCGGGCGCTCGTCGGCACCGGCATCGCCGTCGCGCTGCCCGTGGGCACGGTCGGCCTGATCCACCCGCGTTCGGGCCTCGCCGCCAAGTTCGGTCTGTCCGTCGTGAACACTCCCGGGACGGTCGACGCGGGCTACCGTGGAGAGATCAAGGTGTGTCTGATCAACCACGACACCGAGCGCGCCGTCGAACTCCGCCGAGGCGACCGCATCGCGCAGCTGCTCGTCCAGCGTGTCGAACTCGTCGAATTCGTCGAAGTGGACGAGCTCGACGACACGGCGCGGGGCAGCGGCGGATACGGATCGAGCGGCGGGCACGCCGGCCTCGTGAAGGAGGGTTCCTGA
- a CDS encoding DUF3093 domain-containing protein: MWVPWWWWPIGLGVAALLAAELHMGAPGMYAWLPYVLLLPVPIWVLTWLSRSRVEVVDGELVVGRAHLPVDVISRGVVVPASAKSAAMGRQLDPAAFVQHRPWVRTMALVVLDDPEDPTPYWLVSTRRPAELLAALGCDESGRKDDPTRK; this comes from the coding sequence ATGTGGGTGCCGTGGTGGTGGTGGCCGATCGGGCTCGGTGTGGCCGCCCTGCTCGCGGCCGAGCTGCACATGGGTGCCCCGGGGATGTACGCGTGGCTTCCCTACGTCCTTCTGCTCCCGGTCCCGATCTGGGTCCTGACCTGGCTCTCACGCAGCCGGGTCGAGGTGGTCGACGGCGAACTGGTCGTCGGTCGCGCACATCTGCCCGTCGACGTGATCTCGCGGGGTGTGGTGGTTCCGGCGTCGGCCAAGAGCGCCGCGATGGGCCGCCAGCTCGATCCGGCGGCGTTCGTCCAGCACCGTCCCTGGGTGCGGACCATGGCGCTCGTCGTGCTCGACGACCCGGAGGATCCGACACCCTACTGGCTGGTGAGCACGCGGCGGCCTGCCGAACTGCTCGCGGCGCTGGGTTGCGACGAGTCGGGCCGCAAGGACGATCCGACCCGCAAGTAG
- a CDS encoding potassium channel family protein — protein sequence MKVAIAGAGAVGRSIARELLRNAHEVMLIERKLDHVEPESVPDATWVHADACELSSLESTGLEQYDVVIAATGDDKANLVLSLLATTEFGVPRVVARVNDPRNEWLFDESWGVDVAVSTPRMLAALVEEAVTVGDLVRLMTLRKGANLVEVTLRDTTALAGKPVRKLELPRDTALVAILRGGRVIVPQPDDPLEGGDELLFVTAEDVEDDLRQAVNR from the coding sequence ATGAAGGTGGCGATCGCCGGCGCCGGAGCGGTGGGGCGCTCGATAGCGCGGGAACTGCTGCGCAACGCCCACGAGGTGATGCTCATCGAGCGCAAACTCGACCACGTAGAACCCGAGTCCGTGCCGGACGCGACGTGGGTACACGCCGATGCCTGCGAACTCAGCTCGCTCGAATCCACCGGACTCGAGCAGTACGACGTCGTGATCGCGGCGACGGGCGACGACAAGGCCAACCTGGTCCTCAGCCTGCTCGCGACCACCGAGTTCGGTGTTCCACGGGTCGTAGCCCGCGTCAACGATCCGCGCAACGAGTGGCTGTTCGACGAATCGTGGGGTGTGGACGTCGCGGTGTCCACACCGCGCATGCTCGCGGCGCTGGTCGAGGAAGCCGTCACCGTGGGCGATCTGGTGCGGCTGATGACGCTGCGCAAGGGCGCGAACCTGGTGGAGGTCACCCTGCGCGACACCACCGCCCTCGCCGGGAAACCGGTCCGGAAACTGGAACTGCCGCGCGATACGGCACTCGTGGCGATCCTGCGCGGCGGGCGGGTGATCGTCCCTCAGCCGGACGATCCGCTCGAGGGCGGGGACGAACTGCTGTTCGTCACGGCGGAGGACGTCGAGGACGATCTCCGGCAGGCGGTGAACCGCTAG
- a CDS encoding alpha/beta fold hydrolase: protein MSHSESPVPPTAGTAVVLPGTGSDACFAEKAFGAELRRRSIIPIAVDPDPRGVVASYLTALDEAAENGPILVGGVSIGAAVALRWAYDNPDRVVGVLAALPAWTGDPREAPAAASARWTASELRAHGLDTVTAAMTASSPPWLALELTRSWSAQWPDLPSALDEAAHYRALDVDELRAVTVPVGIAAAVDDAVHPLAVGRQWSREIPHAELATVTLEQVGDDPSVLGRLCLAALDRIVPVPNR from the coding sequence ATGTCCCACAGCGAATCCCCGGTCCCCCCGACCGCCGGCACCGCGGTCGTGCTTCCCGGCACGGGTTCGGACGCATGCTTCGCCGAGAAGGCGTTCGGCGCCGAACTCCGACGGCGGAGCATCATCCCGATCGCCGTCGATCCGGATCCGCGCGGTGTGGTGGCGAGCTATCTCACCGCGCTCGACGAGGCGGCCGAGAACGGGCCGATCCTCGTCGGAGGGGTGTCGATCGGTGCAGCCGTCGCGTTGAGGTGGGCATACGACAATCCGGACCGGGTCGTCGGCGTCCTCGCTGCCCTACCTGCATGGACCGGCGATCCGCGGGAGGCGCCGGCCGCCGCGAGCGCGCGGTGGACGGCCTCCGAACTGCGCGCCCACGGACTCGATACGGTCACCGCTGCGATGACGGCGTCGAGTCCGCCCTGGCTCGCCCTGGAATTGACGCGTTCGTGGAGCGCCCAGTGGCCCGATCTCCCGTCCGCGCTGGACGAGGCCGCACACTACCGGGCACTCGACGTCGACGAACTGCGTGCCGTGACCGTGCCGGTCGGTATCGCCGCCGCGGTGGACGACGCGGTTCATCCGCTCGCAGTGGGGCGGCAATGGTCGCGGGAGATCCCTCACGCGGAACTCGCGACGGTGACACTCGAACAGGTCGGGGACGACCCCTCCGTGCTCGGGAGGTTGTGCCTCGCCGCGCTCGACAGGATCGTCCCCGTCCCGAACCGATGA
- a CDS encoding APC family permease — translation MSKLSTAAKRLVLGRPFRSDTLGHELLPKRTALPVFASDALSSVAYAPEEIFLVLSVAGLSAYAFSPWIGLAVAFVLVIVVAGYRQTVRAYPSGGGDYEVATKNLGPTAGLTVGSALLVDYVLTVAVSLSSAAATVGSAVPFVARHKVLFVVVAIVLLTAVNLRGLRRAGRAFAVLTYTFVGCMLVMLGAGMFRIFVLGDDLRAESADFELVAEQTDLTALAFVLLLARAFSSGCAALTGVEAISTGVPAFKKPKARNAATTLLVLGGIAVTLFLGVVFLAERLGVVVAEHPDTQLRGAPEGYEQKTLLSQLAHTVFEGVPAAFVLITIVTAVILVLAANTAFNGFPVLGSVLAQNRYLPRQFHTRGDRLAFSNGILFLAGIAVVFVWVFEAEVTRLIQLYIVGVFVAFSLGQAGMVRHWTRELSTETDPSALGRMARSRLINGVGCVSTSVVLLVVLTGKFAAGAWIAVVTMVVAFGLMKAIRHHYDTVAAELERADWDGVLPSRTHSIVLVSTLHLPTMRALAYARATRPDTLEAITVNVDDESTRRLVLEWEKSDLTVPLKVVESPYREITRPVLDYVRRVRRDSPRDVVTVFIPEYVVGHWWEQLLHNQSALRLKSRLLFQPGVMVTSVPWQLRSSADAGAVGRAAPNRQDRQLDNEEEPR, via the coding sequence GTGTCCAAGCTTTCCACCGCGGCGAAGCGGCTCGTGCTGGGTCGCCCCTTCCGCAGCGACACTCTCGGGCACGAGTTGCTGCCCAAGCGCACCGCACTGCCGGTCTTCGCCTCCGACGCGCTGTCGTCGGTCGCCTACGCACCCGAGGAGATCTTCCTCGTCCTCTCCGTCGCGGGGTTGTCCGCCTACGCCTTCTCGCCGTGGATCGGACTCGCTGTCGCCTTCGTGCTCGTGATCGTGGTCGCCGGCTACCGCCAGACCGTGCGCGCCTACCCGTCCGGCGGCGGCGACTACGAGGTCGCCACGAAGAATCTCGGGCCCACGGCAGGGCTGACCGTCGGCAGTGCGCTGCTCGTCGACTACGTCCTGACGGTCGCGGTGTCGCTGTCGTCCGCGGCGGCGACGGTCGGATCGGCCGTCCCGTTCGTCGCCCGGCACAAGGTGCTCTTCGTCGTCGTCGCGATCGTGCTGCTCACCGCGGTGAACCTGCGCGGACTCCGGCGCGCCGGCCGGGCGTTCGCCGTGCTCACCTACACCTTCGTGGGCTGCATGCTGGTGATGCTCGGGGCCGGGATGTTCCGGATCTTCGTCCTCGGCGACGACCTGCGTGCGGAGTCGGCGGACTTCGAACTCGTCGCCGAGCAGACGGATCTGACCGCGCTCGCCTTCGTCCTCCTACTCGCGCGCGCCTTCTCGTCCGGTTGCGCGGCGCTGACGGGTGTCGAGGCGATCAGCACGGGGGTGCCGGCCTTCAAGAAGCCGAAGGCACGCAACGCCGCGACGACCCTGCTGGTGCTCGGTGGCATCGCCGTCACGCTGTTCCTCGGGGTGGTCTTCCTCGCCGAGCGGCTCGGTGTGGTGGTGGCCGAGCATCCCGACACCCAGCTGCGCGGTGCACCCGAGGGTTACGAGCAGAAGACGCTGCTCTCCCAGCTGGCGCACACCGTCTTCGAGGGGGTGCCGGCCGCGTTCGTCCTGATCACGATCGTCACCGCCGTGATCCTCGTGCTCGCCGCCAACACGGCCTTCAACGGATTCCCGGTGCTCGGTTCGGTTCTCGCGCAGAACCGTTACCTGCCGCGCCAGTTCCACACCCGCGGCGACCGGCTCGCCTTCAGCAACGGCATCCTCTTCCTCGCCGGGATCGCCGTCGTCTTCGTGTGGGTCTTCGAGGCCGAGGTCACCCGGCTCATCCAGCTGTACATCGTGGGTGTGTTCGTCGCGTTCAGCCTGGGGCAGGCCGGCATGGTGCGGCACTGGACGCGGGAACTGAGCACCGAGACGGATCCGTCGGCGCTGGGCCGCATGGCGCGGTCGCGGCTGATCAACGGCGTCGGGTGCGTCTCCACGTCGGTGGTGCTGCTGGTCGTGCTGACGGGCAAGTTCGCCGCCGGGGCGTGGATCGCAGTGGTGACCATGGTCGTCGCGTTCGGGCTCATGAAGGCGATCCGGCACCACTACGACACGGTCGCCGCCGAACTCGAGAGGGCGGACTGGGACGGGGTGCTGCCCAGCCGCACCCATTCGATCGTGCTCGTCTCGACCTTGCACCTGCCCACGATGCGCGCCCTCGCCTACGCGCGGGCGACCCGCCCCGACACCCTCGAGGCGATCACCGTGAACGTCGACGACGAGAGCACCCGGCGTCTCGTACTCGAATGGGAGAAGAGCGATCTCACCGTGCCGTTGAAGGTCGTCGAGTCGCCCTACCGGGAGATCACGCGGCCCGTCCTCGACTACGTCCGCCGGGTGCGGCGCGATTCTCCCCGCGACGTCGTGACCGTCTTCATCCCCGAGTACGTGGTGGGGCACTGGTGGGAGCAACTGCTCCACAACCAGAGCGCCCTGCGGCTCAAGAGCCGGCTCCTCTTCCAGCCGGGGGTGATGGTGACGAGTGTGCCCTGGCAGCTGCGCTCGTCCGCGGACGCCGGTGCGGTGGGGCGGGCCGCCCCCAACAGGCAGGATCGACAGTTGGACAACGAGGAGGAACCGCGGTGA
- a CDS encoding OB-fold nucleic acid binding domain-containing protein, which translates to MASPAGYLRRLTRRLTEDIEELDAEQMAESSHSTGALPVVECARGQEVTMYGRLRSVESCSRAAAAVVEAEFFDGTDSIQLVWIGRRRIPGIEPGRTLMVRGRVGERDGRKVIYNPYYELREPA; encoded by the coding sequence ATGGCTTCCCCGGCCGGCTACCTGCGTCGGCTCACACGGCGGCTCACCGAGGACATCGAAGAACTCGATGCCGAGCAGATGGCCGAATCCTCGCACTCCACGGGCGCCCTACCCGTCGTCGAATGCGCCCGCGGTCAGGAAGTGACCATGTACGGACGTCTTCGCAGTGTCGAGTCGTGTTCGCGTGCCGCTGCCGCCGTCGTCGAGGCGGAGTTCTTCGACGGGACCGACTCGATCCAGCTCGTGTGGATCGGTCGTCGGCGCATTCCGGGGATCGAGCCCGGGCGTACGTTGATGGTCCGCGGTCGTGTCGGCGAACGCGACGGACGCAAGGTGATCTACAACCCCTACTACGAGCTGCGCGAGCCCGCCTGA
- a CDS encoding MarR family winged helix-turn-helix transcriptional regulator, translating to MPEKAQAHELADAIFMFGRTLRGALVHHDTDVLPSALVAVLFVLARMGECRPSELAVEMCVSQSSLSRQIAELVERGLVDRHPDPDDRRAHRVSCSVAGIEILDIVKKRRTERLSAELSDWHEDEIAGAITTLERLTSSLAPLVIDTRRTNS from the coding sequence GTGCCGGAAAAGGCTCAGGCCCACGAACTCGCCGACGCCATCTTCATGTTCGGTCGCACGCTGCGCGGTGCACTCGTGCACCACGACACCGATGTGCTTCCTTCCGCGCTCGTCGCGGTGCTGTTCGTGCTCGCACGGATGGGGGAGTGCCGGCCCAGCGAGCTCGCCGTCGAAATGTGCGTCAGCCAGTCGTCGTTGAGCAGACAGATCGCCGAACTCGTCGAGCGAGGCCTCGTGGATCGACATCCCGATCCCGACGATCGTCGTGCTCATCGGGTGAGTTGTTCGGTCGCGGGTATCGAGATCCTCGACATCGTGAAGAAGCGCAGGACCGAACGGCTCTCCGCAGAACTCTCGGACTGGCACGAGGACGAGATCGCAGGCGCCATCACGACGCTCGAACGTCTCACCTCCTCCCTGGCTCCGCTCGTCATCGATACTCGAAGGACCAATTCATGA
- a CDS encoding MDR family MFS transporter has product MTTVSGQGAQPDAPAAEEQMTHREILVVLSGLLAALFTALLSSTIVSTALPTIIADLNGTQTQYAWVITTALLANAASTPIWGKFADLFNKKLLVQLGILVFVIGSVLAGIAHNVPVLLAARVIQGIGMGGLTALVVAIIGSIIPPRQRGRYSGYMGAVMAVAMSGGPVLGGVIVDLLGWRWCFYVCVPIAVVALILLQRTLHVTTVRKENVSIDWFGATLITAAVSVLLVWVSFAGKAGYYEWISVESALYVGAGIVLLVATLIVETKVADPIIPLKIVTERTTGLAIIASVAVGIGLFGATTFLGQYFQTSRAYSPTVAGLLTIPMVAGTLVSSMLSGGLITRFGKWKGFLIGGAILQMVGFGLLGTVDHLTSLTLISVYIAIVGLGTGMLMQNLVLAVQNTVSVRNIGAASSSVAFFRTFGGAIGVSVLGSILASRVATISADGLAKLGVDTSGGGSGGSLDFSQLPEPVAEVIRAAYGDATATLFLVAAAFAVVTLVAVVLIPNQALRTTIDLVEEKSPADRADISS; this is encoded by the coding sequence ATGACCACAGTCTCCGGACAGGGAGCGCAGCCGGATGCTCCGGCAGCCGAGGAGCAGATGACGCACCGCGAGATCCTCGTCGTGCTGTCGGGCCTCCTCGCCGCCCTCTTCACGGCGCTGCTGAGCAGCACCATCGTCTCGACCGCCCTGCCGACGATCATCGCGGATCTGAACGGCACGCAGACCCAGTACGCCTGGGTCATCACGACGGCGCTGCTGGCGAACGCCGCGTCGACGCCCATCTGGGGCAAGTTCGCCGACCTGTTCAACAAGAAGCTGCTCGTCCAGCTCGGGATCCTGGTCTTCGTGATCGGCTCGGTCCTGGCCGGTATCGCGCACAACGTGCCGGTCCTGCTCGCCGCCCGCGTGATCCAGGGCATCGGCATGGGTGGTCTGACCGCTCTCGTCGTCGCGATCATCGGCAGCATCATCCCGCCCCGCCAGCGTGGCCGGTACTCCGGCTACATGGGCGCCGTCATGGCCGTCGCCATGTCGGGTGGACCCGTGCTCGGTGGTGTCATCGTCGACCTCCTCGGCTGGCGCTGGTGCTTCTACGTCTGCGTTCCGATCGCCGTTGTCGCGCTGATCCTGCTGCAGCGCACGCTGCATGTCACGACCGTCCGCAAGGAGAACGTGAGCATCGACTGGTTCGGCGCCACGCTCATCACCGCCGCGGTGAGCGTCCTGCTCGTCTGGGTGTCCTTCGCCGGCAAGGCCGGCTACTACGAGTGGATCTCGGTCGAGTCCGCCCTGTACGTCGGTGCCGGCATCGTCCTGCTCGTCGCGACGTTGATCGTCGAGACGAAGGTCGCCGATCCGATCATCCCGCTGAAGATCGTCACCGAACGCACCACCGGTCTCGCGATCATCGCGTCCGTGGCCGTCGGTATCGGTCTGTTCGGCGCCACCACCTTCCTCGGCCAGTACTTCCAGACCTCGCGGGCCTACAGCCCGACGGTCGCCGGTCTGCTCACCATCCCGATGGTCGCCGGCACGCTCGTCTCGTCGATGCTCTCCGGTGGGCTCATCACGCGCTTCGGCAAGTGGAAGGGCTTCCTGATCGGCGGCGCGATCCTGCAGATGGTCGGTTTCGGCCTGCTCGGCACGGTCGACCACCTCACCTCGCTCACGCTGATCAGCGTGTACATCGCGATCGTGGGTCTGGGCACCGGCATGCTGATGCAGAACCTCGTCCTCGCCGTGCAGAACACCGTGAGCGTGCGCAACATCGGCGCCGCAAGCAGCTCGGTCGCCTTCTTCCGCACCTTCGGTGGCGCGATCGGTGTGTCGGTGCTCGGTTCGATCCTCGCGTCCCGTGTCGCGACGATCTCCGCCGACGGTCTCGCGAAGCTCGGTGTGGACACCTCCGGCGGCGGATCGGGTGGAAGCCTCGACTTCTCCCAGCTGCCCGAGCCGGTGGCCGAAGTCATCCGTGCCGCCTACGGCGACGCGACGGCGACCCTCTTCCTCGTGGCGGCGGCGTTCGCGGTCGTTACCCTGGTGGCAGTGGTGCTGATCCCGAACCAGGCGTTGCGCACCACCATCGACCTCGTCGAGGAGAAGTCGCCGGCCGATCGCGCCGACATCTCCTCGTGA
- a CDS encoding DUF3159 domain-containing protein: MSDTNQQTMLEQLGGISGLVYSTLPVLVFVPVNSLWGLTVAIWSALGVALAVLVWRLIQRTPIQPAISGFFGVALCAFIAHRTGDAKGYFLFGIYASLVYGGAFLLSVLVRRPLVGVIWGMLNGQGSRWRSHTTAVRAYDVATLAWTLVFLGRYLVQNHLYDEDRTGWLAVARIGMGWPLTALALLVTLWAVRRADRIVEPAPSETVGDAPADDPATDDGLSNKPRDEHGTHDGQPRLPGRHRLRD; the protein is encoded by the coding sequence GTGAGCGACACCAACCAGCAGACGATGCTCGAACAACTCGGTGGGATCAGCGGGTTGGTCTATTCGACGCTGCCGGTGCTGGTGTTCGTCCCCGTCAACAGCCTGTGGGGCCTCACCGTCGCCATCTGGTCCGCGCTGGGCGTCGCCCTCGCGGTGCTCGTGTGGCGCCTGATCCAGCGCACCCCGATCCAGCCCGCGATCTCGGGCTTCTTCGGAGTCGCCCTGTGTGCCTTCATCGCTCATCGCACCGGCGACGCGAAGGGATACTTCCTCTTCGGGATCTACGCGAGCCTGGTCTACGGGGGCGCATTCCTGTTGTCCGTGCTCGTCCGCAGACCGCTCGTGGGCGTGATCTGGGGGATGCTCAACGGCCAGGGATCGCGGTGGCGTTCGCATACCACCGCGGTGCGCGCCTACGACGTCGCGACCCTCGCGTGGACCCTGGTCTTCCTCGGTCGCTATCTCGTGCAGAACCACCTCTACGACGAGGACCGCACCGGCTGGCTCGCGGTGGCCCGGATCGGCATGGGCTGGCCGCTCACTGCTCTTGCCCTGCTCGTGACCCTCTGGGCGGTCAGGCGTGCCGACCGCATCGTCGAACCCGCGCCCTCGGAGACGGTCGGTGACGCGCCGGCCGACGATCCGGCGACGGACGACGGGCTGTCGAACAAGCCCCGCGACGAGCACGGCACGCACGACGGGCAGCCTCGGCTCCCCGGTCGGCACCGGCTCCGCGACTAG
- a CDS encoding potassium channel family protein has translation MYVVVMGCGRVGSAVATALVRLGHEVAVIDRDESAFGRLGPDFPGRTVLGMGFDRDVLISAGIEHADAFAAVSSGDNSNIISTRVARETFGVERVVARIYDAKRAAAYERLGIPTVATVPWTTDRFLHALTHDSETARWRDPTGSVAIAEVNVHEGWVGRRVTDLEDATGSRVAFLIRFGTGLLPDRRTVLQADDSVYIAAVAGSVSEAITHAENPPVDEN, from the coding sequence GTGTACGTGGTGGTGATGGGGTGCGGTCGGGTCGGTTCGGCGGTGGCCACCGCACTCGTCCGGCTCGGCCACGAGGTCGCGGTCATCGACCGCGATGAGAGCGCGTTCGGACGACTCGGCCCGGACTTCCCCGGTCGCACCGTGCTCGGCATGGGCTTCGACCGCGACGTCCTGATCTCTGCCGGCATCGAACACGCCGACGCCTTCGCGGCGGTCTCGTCCGGCGACAACTCGAACATCATCTCGACGCGCGTGGCCCGCGAGACCTTCGGCGTCGAACGCGTCGTCGCGAGAATCTACGACGCCAAGCGGGCCGCCGCGTACGAGCGGCTCGGCATCCCCACCGTGGCGACTGTGCCGTGGACCACCGACCGTTTCCTGCATGCGCTCACGCACGACAGCGAGACCGCCCGCTGGCGCGATCCCACCGGATCCGTCGCCATCGCCGAGGTGAACGTGCACGAGGGGTGGGTCGGACGACGCGTCACCGACCTCGAGGATGCCACGGGTTCGCGCGTCGCGTTCCTGATCCGGTTCGGCACCGGGTTGCTGCCCGACCGCAGGACGGTGCTGCAGGCCGACGACTCCGTCTATATCGCGGCCGTGGCCGGTTCGGTTTCGGAGGCGATCACACACGCCGAGAACCCGCCGGTCGACGAGAACTGA
- a CDS encoding class I SAM-dependent RNA methyltransferase, with the protein MNRQAHPRTDWSGRRIEVILGNPAHGGACVARFEGRVVFVRHGLPGERVFARVTEDRGGSFCFADVEDVLEASEDRVDRVCPISGPGGAGCCDLAHMTVEAQRRFTGAVVAEQLRRLGGVDREVTVEEVPGGASNGTLWRTRVRLAVDVVGNPGYRRYRSNEVVPELACPQIDPHAYVGLTDRVWQPGAELQVVLDADGRRHVVEIAPPVLSGGARRQGRRGAASRRAAVNARRPEKVIEGSGRVVERVGEREWRLAPTGFWQAHRGAASTYSAAVADWAQTSEGATAWDLYGGVGVFASVLAEQVGPSGRVVSVESSKTAVDDGIEALADLGQVSFRHGRVERVIPDLPAPEVVVLDPPRAGAGKDVVVAVAAAGPRRILHVGCDPASFGRDVGLYRDHGFELADVRAFAAFPSTHHVECIGLFTR; encoded by the coding sequence GTGAATCGTCAGGCACACCCGCGTACGGATTGGTCCGGCCGGAGGATCGAGGTGATCCTCGGCAATCCCGCCCACGGTGGTGCGTGTGTCGCGCGGTTCGAGGGGCGCGTCGTGTTCGTGCGGCACGGACTGCCGGGGGAGCGTGTCTTCGCTCGGGTCACCGAGGATCGGGGCGGGTCGTTCTGCTTCGCCGACGTGGAGGACGTGCTCGAGGCGTCCGAGGACCGCGTCGATCGGGTCTGCCCGATCTCCGGTCCGGGAGGGGCGGGTTGCTGCGACCTCGCGCACATGACCGTCGAGGCGCAACGCCGTTTCACGGGCGCGGTGGTGGCCGAGCAGCTGCGCCGGCTCGGTGGAGTGGACCGCGAGGTGACCGTCGAGGAGGTGCCGGGCGGTGCGTCCAACGGCACCCTGTGGCGCACCCGGGTCCGGCTCGCGGTGGACGTGGTGGGGAACCCGGGATACCGCCGGTACCGCAGCAACGAGGTCGTCCCGGAACTGGCGTGCCCGCAGATCGATCCGCACGCCTACGTCGGCCTCACCGATCGTGTGTGGCAGCCGGGAGCGGAGCTGCAGGTCGTACTCGACGCGGACGGCCGGCGGCACGTGGTGGAGATCGCACCTCCGGTCCTCTCGGGTGGTGCGCGACGGCAGGGCCGGCGCGGCGCGGCGTCGCGGCGGGCGGCGGTGAACGCGCGCCGTCCGGAGAAGGTGATCGAAGGCTCGGGACGTGTGGTCGAGCGGGTCGGCGAACGCGAGTGGCGGTTGGCGCCGACCGGTTTCTGGCAGGCCCACCGCGGTGCCGCGTCGACCTATTCGGCTGCGGTGGCCGACTGGGCGCAGACCTCGGAGGGTGCGACGGCATGGGATCTGTACGGCGGAGTGGGGGTCTTCGCGTCCGTGCTCGCAGAGCAGGTCGGTCCGTCCGGTCGGGTGGTCTCGGTCGAGTCGTCGAAGACCGCCGTGGACGACGGGATCGAGGCGCTCGCCGACCTCGGCCAGGTGTCCTTCCGTCACGGGCGCGTGGAGCGGGTGATTCCCGATCTGCCGGCTCCCGAGGTGGTCGTCCTCGACCCGCCGCGGGCGGGGGCGGGCAAGGACGTGGTGGTCGCCGTGGCCGCAGCGGGACCGCGCCGGATCCTCCACGTGGGCTGCGATCCCGCGTCCTTCGGTCGTGACGTGGGGCTGTACCGGGACCACGGATTCGAGTTGGCGGACGTCCGGGCCTTCGCGGCGTTCCCCTCCACCCATCACGTGGAGTGCATCGGACTGTTCACCCGTTGA